A portion of the Caenorhabditis elegans chromosome III genome contains these proteins:
- the grl-22 gene encoding Ground-like domain-containing protein (Confirmed by transcript evidence), whose product MLRLALVLSVFIVSTSGFLFPMAGGGGGGGGCAPAAPACAPPPPPMCGCAPPPPPPPPPPMCGCGCGRKKRSVDDVEGVINMDSDVECNNEELREVLENNMKSTPSDSLVSVRSNLPTDQYFVTCTHGLTAYSAPAGTKSCAVRKESHFCQIFSLTNNSSNL is encoded by the exons ATGCTTCGTCTCGCCCTTGTCCTCTCCGTCTTCATCGTCTCTACCTCCGGATTCCTGTTCCCAATGGCcggaggaggaggtggaggtggtggatgTGCTCCAGCAGCACCAGCCTGTgctccaccacctccaccaatGTGCGGATGTGCAcctcctccaccaccaccgccaccaccaccaatgTGTGGATGTGGATGCGGAAGAAAGAAGAG ATCAGTCGACGATGTTGAGGGAGTTATCAATATGGATAGTGACGTAGAGTGCAACAACGAAGAATTGagagaagttttggaaaat aACATGAAATCCACCCCTTCGGACTCGCTTGTCTCAGTCCGATCTAATCTTCCAACTGATCAGTACTTTGTAACATGCACCCACGGACTCACAGCCTACTCGGCTCCAGCTGGAACTAAAAGTTGTGCGGTTCGCAAGGAAAGTCACTTCTGTCAAATCTTCTCATTGACTAACAATTCATCGAATCTTTAA
- the W03A5.1 gene encoding Protein kinase domain-containing protein (Confirmed by transcript evidence) encodes MSRPPLGDPAIGLQRNEVFLLPTRLIASNRDLEEDLSDVSFEEGILEEAIVDEMFTKEHEGTKVGKEKFPKEPTMIEMLDRLGDRLGYDIDGRDSLDDDELFDTFKEASGFSPIIYCGESYEMECIALWDYFGGNNYDGLNVHAGDVVNVVAEEYQVRVFEKEGTPTYIQMPFQWSLARWMSERSINPYLGLIPSHYIVSKQFYDDHPLLFKWSVWYHGNAEIHEVVRKLYSDRSALCAGLFAIFSPAWLNIDLDEHRCFFLMILTERDKGQDDKLEELIKIERQNYGIMANAVNYFYGEMLPQNVKKERTTKMQCIDFMSEIQTTPFEPAIVTIHRSSLGHYELMGKRYDTLYDLVHHLSTDRSALPHKLVYCRSSPSVVGRNFVPPPTPRFQKDLRCQPMAIEQWAATHFDDVTRRFECGEKTLFATKTVFDGEKKHHERLKNRLNLSKEEKELVSSYMKNQGPQKKWENMPLHETSIRINSLFYVDGKKIDCGTDQIGKGAFGTVKKGKFRNSLGESVPVAVKKLGLRESSKDERNPAFSEMEILEMVAHPNIVFYYGFSISGDEQALYLLFELMDTSLDKFIDKSDAILSENERLDILAQICRGMSFLHTRTPSIVHGDLAARNVLLKKHPVYIKKYICKITDLGLAKTCLDELYTSYDDPTKIPFKWLPPEVLGSRTLSLKTDIWAFGIVCFEVCDKVGEPYGACVPTSNLCQYLTDGYVHEKGLHMSDTIYNIALDCMRQHPIERPSFAELVDQFLDHLIENDGEDVLKLKAREKIIAEKMRKERMLTGLGKLLAED; translated from the exons ATGTCACGACCCCCGCTGGGAGATCCG GCAATAGGACTCCAGAGAAACGAAGTATTTTTACTCCCAACTCGTCTCATTGCTTCCAATCGAGACCTTGAAGAAGATCTTAGTGATGTCTCATTTGAAGAGGGAATTCTCGAAGAAGCTATTGTCGATGAAATGTTTACGAAAGAACACGAAGGAACAAAAGtcggaaaagaaaaatttcctAAAGAACCTACAATGATTGAAATGTTGGATCGCCTTGGAGATAGACTTGGATATGATATTGATGGACGGGATAGTTTGGATGATGATGAGCTCTTTGATACTTTTAAAGAAGCTTCTGGATTCTCACCTATTATTTATTGTGGAGAATCATATGAGATGGAATGTATCGCATTATGGGATTATTTCGGAGGAAATAATTACGATGGCTTGAATGTTCATGCTGGAGATGTGGTCAATGTAGTTGCTGAAGAATATCA agtCCGAGTGTTCGAAAAGGAAGGGACTCCTACATACATCCAGATGCCGTTCCAATGGTCCTTGGCTCGTTGGATGTCGGAAAGAAGTATTAATCCCTATTTGGGTCTCATTCCTTCTCATTACATTGTATCAAAGCAGTTTTATGATG atcatcCCTTGCTCTTCAAGTGGTCTGTCTGGTACCATGGCAACGCGGAGATCCATGAAGTTGTCCGAAAGTTGTACAGCGACCGATCAGCGTTGTGTGCCGGTCTCTTCGCGATCTTCTCACCGGCTTGGCTCAATATTGACCTTGATGAGCACCGCTGCTTCTTCCTCATGATACTTACTGAACGGGATAAGGGTCAAGACGACAAGTTAGAGGAGCTCATTAAAATTGAGAGACAAA attacgGAATAATGGCGAACGCTGTGAATTATTTCTACGGAGAAATGCTCccacaaaatgtgaaaaaagagAGGACGACGAAGATGCAATGTATCGATTTTATGTCAGAGATTCAGACAACTCCGTTCGAGCCAGCG attgtCACCATTCACCGCTCCTCCCTCGGTCATTATGAGTTAATgggaaaacgatacgataccCTCTACGACCTGGTTCATCATCTCTCCACCGATCGTTCAGCTCTTCCACACAAGCTTGTCTACTGTCGATCGTCACCCAGTGTAGTCGGCAGAAACTTTGTTCCACCGCCAACTCCACGATTCCAGAAGGATCTAAGATGTCAGCCAATGGCTATTGAGCAATGGGCTGCAACCCACTTTGATGACGTTACACGAAGATTCGAGTGTGGCGAGAAGACGTTGTTCGCGACGAAAACGGTATTCGATGGAGAAAAGAAACATCACGAGaggttgaaaaatcgattgaatTTATCGAAAGAGGAGAAGGAGCTGGTGTCTTCTTATATGAAGAATCAAGGTCCACAGAAGAAATGGGAAAACATGCCACTTCATGAGACATCGATTCGGATTAATTCCCTATTTTATGTGGATGGGAAGAAAATT gatTGCGGTACAGATCAAATTGGAAAAGGAGCCTTTGGAACCGTTAAAAAAGGGAAATTCCGCAATAGTTTGGGAGAAAGTGTTCCGGTTGCAGTGAAAAAGTTGGGATTAAGAGAAAGCTCAAAAGACGAAAGGAATCCCGCATTCTCTGAGATGGAGATTCTTGAG ATGGTTGCTCACCCGAACATTGTCTTCTACTATGGATTTTCGATTTCCGGAGACGAACAAGCTCTGTACCTGCTCTTCGAGCTCATGGATACCTCGTTGGATAAATTCATTGACAAGTCGGATGCAATTCTTTCGGAGAATGAGCGATTGGATATTCTTGCACAAATCTGTCGTGGAATGAGCTTTTTGCATACGAGAACCCCTTCGATTGTTCATGGAGATCTTGCGGCAAGAAATGTTCTTCTTAAAAAGCATCCCGTGTACATCAAGAA ATACATCTGCAAAATAACCGACTTGGGATTAGCCAAGACGTGTCTTGACGAGCTCTACACAAGCTATGATGATCCAACGAAAATCCCATTCAAATGGCTACCCCCAGAAGTTCTTGGAAGCCGTACTTTGTCACTGAAAACTGACATTTGGGCATTTGGGATTGTGTGCTTTGAAGTTTGTGACAAGGTTGGAGAGCCCTATGGAGCATGTGTGCCGACTTCTAATCTGTGTCAGTACTTGACTGATGGATATGTTCATGAAAAGGGCCTTCATATGTCTGACACCATTTACAATATTGCACTGGACTGTATGAGGCAGCATCCAATTGAGCGACCCTCATTTGC agaGCTTGTGGATCAATTTCTGGATCACTTAATTGAGAATGACGGTGAGGACGTATTGAAGTTGAAGGCACGGGAGAAGATCATTGCCGAGAAAATGAGGAAAGAAAGAATGCTGACTGGTCTCGGAAAGCTGTTGGCTGAAGATTAA
- the T24G10.2 gene encoding DM2 domain-containing protein (Confirmed by transcript evidence) yields the protein MTTEEPISSFPMDKEAAEEEIALLVRKPGFDELTPSDIVRHMNNRFNINFDSYKSQLKKMVIEEIKKRNDENGSDSSDDGGTDSDSDHEEGEEKKEKTEKVKKEELPVKAKKEVKEDSDSDSGVEDAVMDGKKRGKKTTTRIPPDMASSIKSTRRAAASDALKQIRNTSEGGRFANNKKKKVKDPNADMSGVFGPMTKLCYISTELQQVTKDQWMKRCDVVKALWDYIKENNLKDPKNGQYIICDSTLESIFKKNRLKGFGMVKFLTRHIIGTSDMAPEMREEAEAEMDKRRKEWKERQAKKREADLDANGVADDEPEPKKPKKEEVEDDEDEKKAGSSSSDDEDSD from the exons ATGACAACTGAGGAGCCTATTTCTTCGTTCCCCATGGACAAGGAG gctgCTGAGGAGGAAATCGCATTGTTGGTTCGCAAGCCAGGTTTCGACGAATTAACTCCATCGGATATCGTAAGGCATATGAAT AATCGTTTTAATATCAACTTTGACTCTTATAAATCGCAGCTTAAGAAGATGGTTATCGaagaaattaagaaaagaaatgatgaaaatggCTCAGATAGTTCAGATGATGGTGGAACTGACAGTGATAGTGATCATGAAGAAGGGgaggaaaagaaggagaaaacagaaaaagtcaAGAAAGAAGAGCTGCCAGTAAAAGCTAAAAAAGAGGTGAAAGAGGATTCCGACTCGGATAGCGGTGTTGAAGATGCTGTTATGGACGGGAAGAAGAGAGGAAAGAAAACTACTACAAGGATTCCACCAGATATGGCATCAAGCATCAAATCTACAAGAAGAGCTGCTGCTTCGGACGCTCTGAAACAGATCAGAAATACCTCGGAAGGAGGTAGATTTGCGAataataagaagaagaaggtgaAGGATCCAAATGCAGATATGTCTGGAGTCTTTGGACCAATGACAAAGCTCTGTTATATCAGCACAGAGCTTCAACAAGTCACCAAAGATCAGTGGATGAAGCGTTGCGATGTGGTGAAGGCTCTCTGGGATTATATTAAGGAAAATAATCTGAAGGATCCAAAAAACGGACAATACATTATCTGTGATAGCACACTTGAGTCGATCTTCAAGAAGAATCGTCTGAAGGGATTCGGAATGGTAAAATTCTTGACAAGACACATCATTGGAACCAGTGATATGGCACCGGAAATGAGAGAAGAGGCTGAAGCCGAAATGGATAAGCGTAGAAAAGAGTGGAAG gaaagaCAAGCAAAAAAGCGTGAAGCCGACCTGGACGCCAACGGAGTTGCAGATGATGAGCCAGAgcccaaaaaaccaaaaaaggagGAGgtggaagatgatgaagatgagaAAAAGGCCGGTAGCAGCTCTTCAGATGATGAAGATAGCGATTAA
- the dlgr-1 gene encoding Protein kinase domain-containing protein (Confirmed by transcript evidence), with amino-acid sequence MPEREARSKPKKSVIGTFLGRLGRSKSRGASDVERKKENQSDAPPNVVVPASKSDGNIKSSSNRRSSETSHREAAAGFLVEEARMSPARRLLNRFSTLRATGRFRSSSSRGASTDSLNTTSNGFSDGGSNLLPPKPNRIGCAATGAQSETDLRFVTSRDTHSSIPLNEPFGFGEKSPRAFMSENDLSAGAAGASTDFPEVTRTPSYLRISCALNGYTKSPNKSDLTPIAPHPPVSTMGESFVERRSRMFSQPQQRNPAPGFSSPLPPTTVSSQSASSEIECSTPIVPLKNARLNTLQHTSEMGNHASIPQPIRDLISKFNQLDLCSAHKNEKEGIENIEPHKFIINQQPAFDEIDLKKDSNGNDDEKKDLKISIDAESDSGISGSSPASSKKNIDISKEEPKQDEEEEVTTTSTPSNGHEFQLLHDKVKAQLQTKMNAASTDLEHADDYPEKCSDSLRAAHGNAHLLVRKKFSKFNELIGKNLNPIADDPMPVTVQDLEGFWVTIDMELKGILKEFTKVEQYRAANWDPSAVKEEEEIDSTTNRPPIAPKTRPVTAKKKAPIVSEETRKKLAEQKALAEQRRAEMRAQILQNRKAAKNQEDPAIGASEEC; translated from the exons ATGCCGGAGCGAGAAGCTAGGAGTAAACCGAAAAAGTCTGTGATCGGCACGTTTTTAGGTCGACTCGGCCGGAGCAAAAGCCGCGGAGCATCCGATGTGGAGAGGAAGAAAGA aaatcagTCAGATGCCCCACCAAATGTCGTGGTTCCGGCTTCAAAAAGCGATGGAAATATCAAAAGCAGCAGCAACCGTCGGAGCTCAGAAACATCACATCGAG AAGCGGCCGCTGGATTTTTAGTGGAAGAAGCTCGGATGTCGCCGGCTCGACGGCTTCTCAATCGATTTTCGACGCTCCGTGCTACAGGAAGATTTAGG TCATCATCGTCACGTGGTGCTTCGACAGACAGTCTCAATACGACAAGCAATGGATTTTCGG ATGGTGGCTCCAATCTTCTCCCACCAAAACCCAACCGAATCGGATGCGCCGCCACTGGAGCCCAATCGGAGACCGATCTGCGTTTCGTAACATCCCGCGATACACAC agCTCTATTCCACTCAACGAGCCATTTGGATTTGGCGAGAAATCGCCGCGAGCCTTTATGTCGGAAAATGATTTATCCGCTGGAGCCGCCGGAGCATCGACAGATTTTCCCGAAGTTACAAGAACACCGAGCTATTTGAGAATATCATGTGCATTGAATGGTTATACAAa atcacCGAACAAGTCGGATCTCACACCAATAGCTCCTCATCCACCTGTATCAACAATGGGTGAAAGTTTTGTTGAAAG ACGTTCAAGAATGTTCTCACAGCCACAGCAACGCAATCCTGCACCCGGTTTCTCGAGTCCTTTGCCACCGACGACAGTGTCAAGCCAATCGGCGAGCTCCGAAATTGAATG CTCAACACCGATAGTTCCATTGAAAAACGCTCGTCTCAACACTCTTCAACATACTTCTGAAATGGGCAATCACGCCTCAATACCTCAACCAATTCGGGATCTCATCAGTAAATTCAATCAATTGGATCTCTGTAGTGcacataaaaatgaaaaggagGGCATCGAGAATATTGAGCCACACAAGTTTATTATTAATCAGCAACCG GCATTTGACgaaattgatctgaaaaaggATTCGAATGGAAATGACGACGAGAAAAAAGATCTAAAAATCTCGATAGATGCTGAAAGTGATAGTGGAATATCTGGATCCTCACCGGCGAGctcaaagaaaaatattgatatttcaaaagaagAGCCGAAacaagatgaagaagaagaagtaacAACTACATCAACACCATCAAATGGACATGAATTCCAATTACTTCATGATAAAGTGAAAGCTCAGTTACAGACAAAAATGAATGCGGCGAGCACCGATTTGGAGCACGCCGATGATTATCCAGAGAAATGTTCGGATTCATTGAGAGCCGCTCATGGAAATGCACATTTGTTGGTTAGGAAGAAGTTCTCCAAGTTTAATGaacttattggaaaaaatttg aaCCCAATTGCCGATGATCCGATGCCAGTTACCGTACAGGATCTTGAAGGATTCTGGGTTACAATTGATATGGAATTGAAaggaattttaaaagaattcaCGAAAGTTGAACAATACAGAGCAGCCAACTGGGATCCTTCAGCTGtaaaggaagaagaagaaatcgATTCGACAACAAATCGACCACCGATTGCTCCAAAGACGAGACCCGTGACTGCGAAAAAGAAGGCACCGATTGTTTCAGAGGAGACGAGGAAGAAGCTCGCCGAGCAG aaagcaCTTGCTGAGCAACGAAGAGCCGAAATGCGTGCACAGATTCTTCAAAATCGGAAAGCGGcgaaaaatcaagaagatCCAGCGATTGGAGCATCTGAAGAATGCTGA
- the dnj-24 gene encoding J domain-containing protein (Confirmed by transcript evidence), with the protein MAPREDSPYITLGISSTSDDVEIKKAYRKLALKWHPDKHTDDKSKEEAEQKFKKIAQAYEILTDKKKRADLDRTENPGLHRRRSTPGGMHRMHSHDMFRSPFDIFREFFGNRDPFENVFFDDAFTFPDVDSYAFKHPPRSADFTTKNHYHRFPSSRVHIFYDENKNTKERDDKNTFSTVIRFSSPTEPGKNATVRKTSTSTKLVDGKKIVTKTVENGDEHIVEVHEDGELKCRTVTTPPTSPTVTVAAI; encoded by the exons atggcACCTAGAGAAGATTCTCCATACATTACATTGGGTATTTCATCTACTTCAGATGATGTTGAGATTAAAAAAGC GTACCGAAAATTAGCCTTAAAATGGCACCCCGACAAGCATACAGACGACAAATCAAAAGAAGAAGCCgaacaaaagttcaagaaaattgCACAAGCTTACGAGATTTTAACAGATA aaaaaaagcgCGCCGACCTGGACCGAACCGAAAATCCAGGGCTCCACCGTCGCCGCAGTACCCCTGGAGGCATGCACCGAATGCACAGTCACGATATGTTCCGATCaccttttgatatttttcgcGAGTTCTTCGGCAACCGGGATCCATTTGAGAACGTGTTTTTCGACGACGCGTTCACATTTCCCGACGTCGATTCGTACGCGTTCAAGCATCCACCACGGTCCGCTGATTTCACAACGAAGAATCATTATCATCGATTCCCGTCAAGTCGAGTGCACATTTTTTACGACGAGAACAAGAACACCAAGGAGAGAGACGACAAAAA cacattttCGACTGTAATCCGATTCTCAAGTCCCACGGAACCTGGAAAGAACGCAACAGTACGAAAAACATCAACTTCTACAAAACTAGTTGATGGAAAGAAAATTGTAACgaaaacagttgaaaatgGCGATGAACATATTGTTGAG gTTCATGAAGACGGAGAACTAAAATGCCGAACAGTAACAACACCGCCAACATCCCCAACAGTAACAGTGGCCGCCATCtga
- the dlgr-1 gene encoding Protein kinase domain-containing protein (Partially confirmed by transcript evidence) encodes MPEREARSKPKKSVIGTFLGRLGRSKSRGASDVERKKENQSDAPPNVVVPASKSDGNIKSSSNRRSSETSHRVSEAAAGFLVEEARMSPARRLLNRFSTLRATGRFRSSSSRGASTDSLNTTSNGFSDGGSNLLPPKPNRIGCAATGAQSETDLRFVTSRDTHSSIPLNEPFGFGEKSPRAFMSENDLSAGAAGASTDFPEVTRTPSYLRISCALNGYTKSPNKSDLTPIAPHPPVSTMGESFVERRSRMFSQPQQRNPAPGFSSPLPPTTVSSQSASSEIECSTPIVPLKNARLNTLQHTSEMGNHASIPQPIRDLISKFNQLDLCSAHKNEKEGIENIEPHKFIINQQPAFDEIDLKKDSNGNDDEKKDLKISIDAESDSGISGSSPASSKKNIDISKEEPKQDEEEEVTTTSTPSNGHEFQLLHDKVKAQLQTKMNAASTDLEHADDYPEKCSDSLRAAHGNAHLLVRKKFSKFNELIGKNLNPIADDPMPVTVQDLEGFWVTIDMELKGILKEFTKVEQYRAANWDPSAVKEEEEIDSTTNRPPIAPKTRPVTAKKKAPIVSEETRKKLAEQKALAEQRRAEMRAQILQNRKAAKNQEDPAIGASEEC; translated from the exons ATGCCGGAGCGAGAAGCTAGGAGTAAACCGAAAAAGTCTGTGATCGGCACGTTTTTAGGTCGACTCGGCCGGAGCAAAAGCCGCGGAGCATCCGATGTGGAGAGGAAGAAAGA aaatcagTCAGATGCCCCACCAAATGTCGTGGTTCCGGCTTCAAAAAGCGATGGAAATATCAAAAGCAGCAGCAACCGTCGGAGCTCAGAAACATCACATCGAG ttTCAGAAGCGGCCGCTGGATTTTTAGTGGAAGAAGCTCGGATGTCGCCGGCTCGACGGCTTCTCAATCGATTTTCGACGCTCCGTGCTACAGGAAGATTTAGG TCATCATCGTCACGTGGTGCTTCGACAGACAGTCTCAATACGACAAGCAATGGATTTTCGG ATGGTGGCTCCAATCTTCTCCCACCAAAACCCAACCGAATCGGATGCGCCGCCACTGGAGCCCAATCGGAGACCGATCTGCGTTTCGTAACATCCCGCGATACACAC agCTCTATTCCACTCAACGAGCCATTTGGATTTGGCGAGAAATCGCCGCGAGCCTTTATGTCGGAAAATGATTTATCCGCTGGAGCCGCCGGAGCATCGACAGATTTTCCCGAAGTTACAAGAACACCGAGCTATTTGAGAATATCATGTGCATTGAATGGTTATACAAa atcacCGAACAAGTCGGATCTCACACCAATAGCTCCTCATCCACCTGTATCAACAATGGGTGAAAGTTTTGTTGAAAG ACGTTCAAGAATGTTCTCACAGCCACAGCAACGCAATCCTGCACCCGGTTTCTCGAGTCCTTTGCCACCGACGACAGTGTCAAGCCAATCGGCGAGCTCCGAAATTGAATG CTCAACACCGATAGTTCCATTGAAAAACGCTCGTCTCAACACTCTTCAACATACTTCTGAAATGGGCAATCACGCCTCAATACCTCAACCAATTCGGGATCTCATCAGTAAATTCAATCAATTGGATCTCTGTAGTGcacataaaaatgaaaaggagGGCATCGAGAATATTGAGCCACACAAGTTTATTATTAATCAGCAACCG GCATTTGACgaaattgatctgaaaaaggATTCGAATGGAAATGACGACGAGAAAAAAGATCTAAAAATCTCGATAGATGCTGAAAGTGATAGTGGAATATCTGGATCCTCACCGGCGAGctcaaagaaaaatattgatatttcaaaagaagAGCCGAAacaagatgaagaagaagaagtaacAACTACATCAACACCATCAAATGGACATGAATTCCAATTACTTCATGATAAAGTGAAAGCTCAGTTACAGACAAAAATGAATGCGGCGAGCACCGATTTGGAGCACGCCGATGATTATCCAGAGAAATGTTCGGATTCATTGAGAGCCGCTCATGGAAATGCACATTTGTTGGTTAGGAAGAAGTTCTCCAAGTTTAATGaacttattggaaaaaatttg aaCCCAATTGCCGATGATCCGATGCCAGTTACCGTACAGGATCTTGAAGGATTCTGGGTTACAATTGATATGGAATTGAAaggaattttaaaagaattcaCGAAAGTTGAACAATACAGAGCAGCCAACTGGGATCCTTCAGCTGtaaaggaagaagaagaaatcgATTCGACAACAAATCGACCACCGATTGCTCCAAAGACGAGACCCGTGACTGCGAAAAAGAAGGCACCGATTGTTTCAGAGGAGACGAGGAAGAAGCTCGCCGAGCAG aaagcaCTTGCTGAGCAACGAAGAGCCGAAATGCGTGCACAGATTCTTCAAAATCGGAAAGCGGcgaaaaatcaagaagatCCAGCGATTGGAGCATCTGAAGAATGCTGA
- the dlgr-1 gene encoding NET domain-containing protein (Confirmed by transcript evidence) codes for MGNHASIPQPIRDLISKFNQLDLCSAHKNEKEGIENIEPHKFIINQQPAFDEIDLKKDSNGNDDEKKDLKISIDAESDSGISGSSPASSKKNIDISKEEPKQDEEEEVTTTSTPSNGHEFQLLHDKVKAQLQTKMNAASTDLEHADDYPEKCSDSLRAAHGNAHLLVRKKFSKFNELIGKNLNPIADDPMPVTVQDLEGFWVTIDMELKGILKEFTKVEQYRAANWDPSAVKEEEEIDSTTNRPPIAPKTRPVTAKKKAPIVSEETRKKLAEQKALAEQRRAEMRAQILQNRKAAKNQEDPAIGASEEC; via the exons ATGGGCAATCACGCCTCAATACCTCAACCAATTCGGGATCTCATCAGTAAATTCAATCAATTGGATCTCTGTAGTGcacataaaaatgaaaaggagGGCATCGAGAATATTGAGCCACACAAGTTTATTATTAATCAGCAACCG GCATTTGACgaaattgatctgaaaaaggATTCGAATGGAAATGACGACGAGAAAAAAGATCTAAAAATCTCGATAGATGCTGAAAGTGATAGTGGAATATCTGGATCCTCACCGGCGAGctcaaagaaaaatattgatatttcaaaagaagAGCCGAAacaagatgaagaagaagaagtaacAACTACATCAACACCATCAAATGGACATGAATTCCAATTACTTCATGATAAAGTGAAAGCTCAGTTACAGACAAAAATGAATGCGGCGAGCACCGATTTGGAGCACGCCGATGATTATCCAGAGAAATGTTCGGATTCATTGAGAGCCGCTCATGGAAATGCACATTTGTTGGTTAGGAAGAAGTTCTCCAAGTTTAATGaacttattggaaaaaatttg aaCCCAATTGCCGATGATCCGATGCCAGTTACCGTACAGGATCTTGAAGGATTCTGGGTTACAATTGATATGGAATTGAAaggaattttaaaagaattcaCGAAAGTTGAACAATACAGAGCAGCCAACTGGGATCCTTCAGCTGtaaaggaagaagaagaaatcgATTCGACAACAAATCGACCACCGATTGCTCCAAAGACGAGACCCGTGACTGCGAAAAAGAAGGCACCGATTGTTTCAGAGGAGACGAGGAAGAAGCTCGCCGAGCAG aaagcaCTTGCTGAGCAACGAAGAGCCGAAATGCGTGCACAGATTCTTCAAAATCGGAAAGCGGcgaaaaatcaagaagatCCAGCGATTGGAGCATCTGAAGAATGCTGA
- the W03A5.2 gene encoding uncharacterized protein (Confirmed by transcript evidence) → MAVINIWIFPLLISLYSIICLLVCVILSITSKHFPGHWPYLSDFTKYIPAKNAYTIMTNHILLLLSVWMYLKYRELKSFFRQANISIIFIKGSRVNLFIGLAALTSYQLAVNFPATKINHVALIGNKLALLLANLYIWFHAFLSFKIRDGNVPRWILFLIRISLAFVVFSLGAAMIQANWVPDPSKQYLAIDAIYEWCCYFAFCVFLLTDAYEFRFMMFKPPKLIIRGCTGYNERVFESCDVSEDEDNTLPPLSQRYVN, encoded by the exons ATGGCAGTCATcaatatttggatttttccatTATTAATATCATTATATTCAATTATTTGCCTACTAGTTTG cGTTATTTTGTCGATTACGTCGAAGCATTTTCCCGGTCATTGGCCTTATTTGAG tgacttCACCAAATACATCCCAGCGAAAAATGCTTACACTATTATGACAAATCATATTTTGCTACttc tttCCGTCTGGATGTACTTAAAATATCGAGAACTCAAGTCATTCTTCCGTCAagcaaatatttcaattatttttataaaagggAGCAGAGTGAATCTATTTATTGGACTTGCAGCTCTAACCTCTTATCAGTTAGCCGTCAATTTTCCA GCCACAAAAATCAACCACGTGGCTTTGATCGGAAACAAGCTTGCTCTTTTGCTCGCCAATCTATACATCTGGTTTCATGCATTTTTATCGTTCAAGATTCGTGACGGAAACGTTCCGAGATGGATTCTATTTTTAATTAGAATATCACTGGCATTCGTTGTATTTTCACTGGGAGCAGCTA TGATCCAAGCAAACTGGGTGCCTGACCCTTCCAAACAATATTTGGCAATCGATGCAATCTATGAATGGTGCTGCTACTTTGCTTTCTGTGTCTTCCTGCTCACCGATGCATACGAATTCCGTTTTATGATGTTCAAGCCGCCGAAGCTCATCATCCGAGGGTGTACAGGTTATAATGAAAGAGTTTTCGAATCATGTGACGTGTCAGAAGATGAGGACAACACGTTACCACCACTTTCACAGCGATACGtgaattga